One Effusibacillus lacus genomic region harbors:
- a CDS encoding MBL fold metallo-hydrolase RNA specificity domain-containing protein, producing MRILFVGGAKTVTGSCYLIETQTEKLLVDCGMFQGSKELEELNFAAWPFHPGEISYVLLTHAHIDHSGLLPKLKRDGFRGQIICTKSTFDLCSIMLPDSGHIHETEYEWNSRKHSRQRKKPKKEPLYTQADAFAVLKNFVSVPYHQVVELSPTVSFRMMDAGHILGSAIIELWIKENGQTTKLVFSGDIGSTGQAIVRDPERVEEADYIFVESTYGNRLHPPVAERSEQLLSIIREAQKDNGLVIIPAFAVGRTQEILFQLHKLFKKGLISDIPVYVDSPLAVSATRIVQSNPDYYDEETTALFKQGDNPLAFPGLRFISSQEESQRLNFTKGTAIIISASGMAEAGRIKHHLKHQLWKENNHVVFAGYQAEGSLGRKLLSGANRVRVLGQNVRVGAKIHDLSAMSAHADKEQLLNWLKGFRTTPKQVFVVHGEEESSREFAHAIELDLGWKAHVPSRGETVYLEGDQAPQIDEPKEPETKQTVLSEAELDAYMQAIEHNVDGLVQALGKYGLTQDLLLKLSERLIKVNDKLEDLSDQL from the coding sequence GTGAGAATCCTGTTCGTAGGCGGAGCGAAGACTGTTACCGGCTCTTGCTATCTGATTGAGACCCAAACCGAAAAACTGTTGGTGGACTGCGGGATGTTTCAAGGTTCTAAGGAATTGGAGGAACTGAACTTTGCTGCCTGGCCTTTTCACCCCGGTGAGATTTCTTATGTGCTGCTTACACATGCGCATATAGATCATTCGGGTCTTCTGCCGAAATTAAAACGGGACGGTTTCCGGGGGCAGATTATCTGCACCAAATCCACATTTGACCTTTGTTCCATCATGCTGCCTGACAGTGGCCATATTCATGAGACGGAGTACGAATGGAACAGTCGAAAACACAGTCGCCAAAGAAAGAAACCGAAGAAGGAACCTCTTTACACACAGGCTGACGCATTTGCAGTTCTCAAGAATTTTGTGTCCGTTCCTTATCATCAGGTGGTGGAGCTGTCACCAACCGTGTCCTTTCGGATGATGGATGCCGGGCACATCCTGGGATCGGCAATCATCGAACTCTGGATCAAAGAAAACGGACAAACAACAAAACTCGTCTTCTCAGGGGACATCGGGTCTACCGGCCAAGCCATTGTCCGTGATCCTGAAAGAGTGGAAGAGGCCGATTACATCTTTGTCGAATCCACTTACGGGAACCGCTTGCATCCTCCGGTGGCCGAACGAAGCGAACAACTTCTCTCCATCATCCGGGAAGCGCAAAAGGACAATGGGTTGGTCATCATTCCGGCATTTGCCGTGGGCAGGACTCAAGAAATATTGTTTCAACTCCACAAGCTGTTCAAAAAAGGGCTGATCTCCGATATCCCGGTATACGTGGACAGTCCGTTGGCCGTTTCCGCCACGCGAATAGTACAATCCAATCCGGACTATTACGATGAAGAAACCACCGCTCTGTTCAAGCAGGGGGACAACCCGCTGGCTTTCCCGGGGTTACGGTTTATCAGTTCACAGGAAGAATCGCAGAGGCTCAATTTCACAAAAGGAACTGCCATTATCATATCGGCAAGCGGAATGGCGGAAGCGGGCAGAATCAAACATCATTTGAAACATCAACTCTGGAAAGAGAACAATCATGTGGTTTTTGCCGGATATCAAGCGGAGGGAAGCCTCGGGCGCAAGCTGCTTTCAGGGGCCAACCGGGTGCGTGTGCTGGGCCAAAATGTAAGGGTGGGAGCCAAGATTCATGATTTGTCTGCAATGTCCGCTCATGCTGACAAAGAGCAATTGTTGAATTGGCTGAAAGGATTCCGGACCACCCCCAAGCAAGTGTTTGTGGTGCACGGGGAAGAGGAATCCAGCAGGGAATTTGCCCATGCGATCGAACTGGACCTCGGCTGGAAGGCCCATGTTCCATCCAGGGGCGAAACTGTATATCTGGAAGGGGATCAGGCTCCCCAGATTGATGAGCCTAAAGAGCCGGAAACGAAACAAACCGTTTTGTCAGAAGCGGAACTTGACGCCTACATGCAAGCGATTGAGCATAATGTGGATGGGCTGGTCCAAGCTTTGGGCAAATATGGCCTGACGCAAGATCTGCTGCTCAAGCTGTCCGAGAGACTGATCAAAGTTAACGACAAGCTTGAGGATCTTAGCGATCAGCTGTAG
- a CDS encoding pyridoxal-phosphate-dependent aminotransferase family protein — translation MKQLQSMNRLLLGPGPSAVHPDVLKAMATPLVGHLDPYFFEVMNGTREMLRTVFGTKNELTIPMSGTGSAGMETVFVNLIEPGDKVIVCVNGVFGERMKDVAERCGASVVEVTAPWGQPIDPDEIRKALEKNGQVKLVAIVQAETSTGVRQPLKEVSEIVHEHGALFAVDSVTALGGIPVDVDENGIDACYSGTQKCLSAPPGLSPVTMSDDAVQAIRKRKTKVQSWYLDLGMIANYWGEDRFYHHTAPISMVFALHEALRILLNEGLENVYKRHEDNGKLLQQELQSAGFELLAAEGYRLPQLTAFRLPQGLDDIRLRRELLNLYGIEVGGGLGPLKGQIWRVGLMGHSSNLANVRLFMGALQDILNRNK, via the coding sequence GTGAAACAATTGCAATCGATGAATCGACTCTTGCTGGGACCCGGACCAAGCGCCGTCCATCCGGATGTGCTGAAAGCAATGGCCACTCCTCTGGTCGGGCATCTGGATCCCTATTTCTTTGAAGTGATGAACGGAACCCGGGAAATGCTAAGAACCGTGTTCGGGACGAAAAATGAGTTGACCATTCCCATGTCCGGGACGGGCAGCGCGGGAATGGAAACGGTATTTGTAAATCTGATAGAGCCGGGAGATAAGGTAATTGTATGTGTCAACGGGGTGTTCGGAGAACGGATGAAAGATGTCGCGGAGCGTTGCGGTGCATCTGTTGTGGAGGTAACGGCTCCATGGGGACAACCGATCGATCCAGATGAGATCCGGAAGGCACTGGAAAAAAACGGACAGGTAAAACTCGTTGCCATTGTGCAAGCAGAAACCTCCACCGGTGTCCGACAGCCTCTGAAAGAAGTCAGTGAAATTGTGCATGAGCATGGGGCTTTGTTTGCAGTCGACTCCGTCACGGCACTGGGAGGGATCCCCGTGGATGTGGACGAGAATGGGATTGATGCTTGTTACAGCGGAACCCAAAAATGTCTCAGCGCTCCTCCCGGTTTGTCCCCGGTGACCATGAGTGACGATGCGGTCCAAGCGATCCGAAAGCGGAAGACAAAAGTGCAAAGCTGGTATCTGGATTTGGGCATGATCGCCAACTACTGGGGAGAAGACCGTTTTTACCACCATACGGCCCCCATATCAATGGTATTTGCTTTGCACGAGGCACTTCGCATTCTGTTAAACGAAGGATTGGAGAATGTATATAAACGCCATGAGGACAACGGCAAACTGTTGCAGCAGGAACTGCAATCGGCCGGTTTTGAATTGCTGGCGGCAGAAGGGTACCGGCTTCCGCAATTAACCGCTTTCCGTTTGCCGCAAGGATTGGATGATATCCGCCTGCGCAGGGAATTGCTAAACCTTTACGGGATTGAGGTCGGCGGCGGACTGGGGCCTTTGAAGGGGCAAATCTGGCGGGTGGGATTGATGGGACACTCGTCCAATCTGGCCAATGTCCGGCTGTTTATGGGCGCCCTGCAGGACATTTTAAACAGAAACAAATAG
- a CDS encoding gamma carbonic anhydrase family protein, whose translation MLFEFDGKRPKVAKGAFVAPTAQLIGDVTVEEGASIWFGAVLRGDFGPIVVGARTSIQDNCVVHVTNSGCYIGEDVTVGHGAILHNCHVKRGSVIGMNAVVLDDANVGEESIVAAGSVVSAKATIPDRVLVAGIPAQVKKPLEGASLWWVNESAKTYVALKDKYLSLHLNDGGQAD comes from the coding sequence ATGCTGTTTGAGTTTGACGGCAAGCGGCCCAAGGTTGCCAAAGGGGCCTTTGTTGCACCCACCGCCCAGTTGATCGGAGACGTAACAGTCGAAGAGGGGGCAAGCATCTGGTTTGGGGCCGTTTTGCGCGGTGATTTCGGACCGATAGTGGTGGGGGCCCGAACGAGTATTCAGGACAACTGTGTGGTTCATGTTACCAATTCAGGTTGCTACATAGGCGAGGATGTAACGGTAGGACATGGTGCCATATTGCATAACTGCCATGTGAAACGAGGCTCGGTCATCGGAATGAACGCTGTAGTGCTTGATGATGCAAATGTCGGAGAGGAATCGATTGTTGCCGCAGGGAGTGTGGTGTCTGCCAAAGCGACGATACCCGATCGGGTCCTGGTGGCGGGAATTCCTGCACAGGTGAAAAAACCATTGGAAGGAGCCTCCCTATGGTGGGTGAACGAAAGTGCGAAAACTTACGTGGCGCTTAAAGACAAATACTTGTCATTACATCTGAACGATGGCGGACAAGCGGACTAA
- a CDS encoding acyl-CoA thioesterase: MEGYRFFYRLRVRYSEIDGQKIVFNAHYLTYLDCAVTEYFREGLGFNMTELAESGEFDIVLAKTTLEFKRPAHLDDWLTVWCKTDEMGKSSIKINFAITREGEEKPLLLAQTIYVSYDPETKSSRPIPDFVRQRIREYES; this comes from the coding sequence ATGGAAGGATACCGTTTTTTCTATCGGTTGCGCGTTCGTTATTCCGAGATTGACGGGCAAAAAATTGTATTTAACGCACATTACCTGACCTACTTGGATTGTGCGGTTACCGAGTATTTTCGGGAAGGTTTGGGTTTCAACATGACAGAACTTGCGGAAAGCGGAGAGTTTGATATTGTTCTGGCCAAGACGACTTTGGAATTCAAGCGGCCCGCCCACCTGGACGATTGGTTGACAGTTTGGTGCAAAACCGATGAGATGGGCAAATCCAGCATCAAAATCAACTTTGCCATCACAAGGGAAGGAGAGGAAAAACCGCTGCTTCTTGCACAAACCATATATGTGAGCTACGACCCGGAAACCAAATCTTCCCGACCGATTCCCGATTTTGTCCGGCAGAGAATCAGAGAATATGAATCCTGA
- the otnI gene encoding 2-oxo-tetronate isomerase: MFKFSANLTTLFNEAPFMDRFGLAQQAGFRHVEFQFPYEFPVDSIKREIESRNLDVVLFNFPPGDWKKGDRGIAVFPDRRQEFYESVDEAIRYALALDCPSLHCMAGVRPDGLQAEEAWKVFRENLSYAAGRLANHGITLLIEPLNPYDMAGYMLSSLDQAVQLVNELKLPNLKIQFDFYHMQRIQGELLASFSRVKELIGHVQIADNPGRHQPGTGEIHYSNIFRFLEESGYSGFVGLEYFPLGKTIDSFDWMQAHSRDCRNETETRGVGR; the protein is encoded by the coding sequence ATGTTCAAGTTTTCCGCAAATCTTACTACGCTTTTCAACGAAGCGCCATTTATGGACCGGTTTGGCCTGGCTCAACAAGCCGGGTTCCGCCACGTTGAATTCCAGTTTCCCTATGAATTTCCGGTAGATTCCATCAAGCGTGAAATTGAATCCCGCAATCTGGACGTGGTCTTGTTCAACTTTCCGCCGGGTGACTGGAAGAAAGGGGACCGGGGAATAGCCGTTTTTCCCGACCGAAGGCAGGAGTTTTATGAGTCGGTGGACGAAGCCATCCGGTACGCGCTCGCTCTTGACTGTCCCAGCTTGCACTGTATGGCAGGAGTTCGCCCGGATGGGTTGCAGGCGGAAGAAGCATGGAAAGTTTTCCGGGAGAATCTGAGTTATGCCGCCGGCAGATTGGCAAATCATGGAATCACCCTGTTGATTGAACCGCTGAATCCATACGATATGGCCGGGTATATGCTATCCAGCCTTGATCAGGCTGTTCAATTGGTGAATGAATTGAAGTTGCCCAATCTGAAAATCCAGTTTGATTTTTATCACATGCAGCGAATCCAGGGAGAACTTCTCGCTTCCTTCAGTCGGGTTAAGGAACTGATCGGACATGTCCAAATTGCCGACAATCCGGGGCGTCATCAACCTGGAACGGGAGAGATCCACTACTCCAACATATTCCGTTTTCTGGAGGAGTCAGGATATTCGGGTTTCGTCGGACTGGAGTACTTCCCGCTGGGAAAAACGATTGACAGCTTTGATTGGATGCAAGCCCATTCCCGCGATTGCCGAAATGAAACTGAGACGAGAGGTGTTGGAAGATGA
- a CDS encoding NAD(P)-dependent oxidoreductase: protein MTRIGFVGLGVMGSRMAKRLIDSGYDVTVYNRTSSKIEPLLRIGAAAATDIASLAAESDIICTCLSMPEDVWDVYEGETGILKNSLQDAICLDFTTVGMDTSVILAEKAKERGIHFLDAPVSGGPEGAEEGSLTIMVGGEQSAYERVLPILEVLGSNIHYLGGAGMGSVAKLMNQYLVAVHSLAASEVMVAGTALGLRSEQLYEILRTSYGDSRMLRRHMENYVLPRNFQPGGAVKYVLKDVKLANELVEKAGLVPRTGSGAAEALAVAVEQGLADLDMSAVIQPLEKQCSVVVKDSHIV from the coding sequence ATGACAAGAATCGGATTTGTCGGCTTGGGAGTCATGGGTTCCCGCATGGCCAAACGTTTGATTGATTCCGGATATGACGTAACCGTTTATAATCGCACAAGCAGTAAAATCGAACCGCTGCTCAGGATTGGCGCGGCAGCTGCCACAGATATTGCATCGTTGGCAGCAGAGTCGGATATAATCTGTACCTGCCTGTCGATGCCGGAAGACGTATGGGATGTTTATGAAGGAGAGACAGGCATCCTGAAGAACAGCCTGCAGGATGCCATATGCTTGGACTTTACGACTGTGGGCATGGACACAAGTGTTATATTGGCCGAAAAGGCGAAAGAGCGTGGGATCCACTTTCTGGATGCGCCTGTCAGCGGCGGACCGGAGGGGGCGGAAGAAGGTTCCTTGACGATTATGGTGGGAGGCGAGCAGTCTGCCTATGAACGGGTGCTTCCCATTCTGGAGGTTTTGGGAAGCAACATTCATTATCTGGGCGGGGCCGGAATGGGCAGTGTTGCAAAGCTTATGAATCAATATCTGGTTGCTGTCCACTCCCTGGCAGCGTCCGAAGTGATGGTTGCAGGCACCGCTTTGGGGCTCAGGTCGGAACAGTTATACGAGATTCTGCGAACCAGCTATGGAGACAGCCGGATGCTGCGGCGGCACATGGAGAATTATGTGTTACCAAGAAATTTTCAACCGGGTGGAGCGGTGAAGTATGTTTTGAAAGACGTGAAGCTGGCAAATGAGTTGGTTGAAAAAGCGGGTTTGGTGCCGCGAACTGGAAGCGGTGCGGCAGAAGCGCTGGCGGTTGCAGTCGAGCAGGGACTCGCCGATCTGGATATGTCCGCTGTCATTCAGCCTCTGGAGAAACAGTGCAGTGTAGTTGTCAAAGACTCTCATATTGTATAA
- a CDS encoding RsmB/NOP family class I SAM-dependent RNA methyltransferase, producing MKLPTGFLNKMKEQLGDEYSLFVQSYERTRAAGVRANQLKISAAKLKELLPYLEEPVPWCRDGFYYNEEAVRPAKHPYYYSGLYYIQEPSAMLPAELLQVQPGSRVLDLCAAPGGKSIQLAARLGTEGLLVANDLHPQRAKVLLKNIERYGVVNAIVLNESPERLAQAFAGFFDKVLVDAPCSGEGMFRKEPEMANGWSQDEVAKYSEWQAAILDVVPLLLKPGGEIVYSTCTFSKEENEQQIQGFIEKYPEIKLLEMCRLWPHKVKGEGHFAAKLKQSGNRNLHGSRETLRVSSKPFSKDTLSKTAEQELDRCSQQVWGNPKKWRNWLPEGGTLVERSGHILWESNALPKLQGLKVLRSGWLLGTVEKGRFHPSSAYALGLPKEAALEAVQRCELSARDEQEKYTAIRYLRGETLQLEGKKWNKGWHLVTIDGYPLGWAKGAGNWLKNEFPPGWRWEDGEKR from the coding sequence ATGAAGCTGCCGACCGGTTTTTTGAACAAGATGAAAGAACAGTTGGGAGATGAGTACTCCCTTTTCGTGCAAAGTTATGAGCGGACCCGTGCAGCCGGTGTCCGTGCCAATCAGCTGAAAATATCGGCTGCAAAATTAAAGGAGCTTCTGCCTTATCTGGAGGAACCGGTTCCCTGGTGCAGAGACGGTTTTTATTATAATGAGGAAGCAGTCAGGCCTGCCAAACATCCCTACTATTATTCGGGCCTTTATTACATACAGGAACCAAGCGCGATGCTGCCGGCGGAATTGCTGCAGGTTCAGCCGGGCTCCAGAGTCCTTGACCTATGTGCGGCGCCGGGCGGGAAGTCGATTCAATTGGCTGCACGGTTGGGAACAGAAGGTCTTCTGGTCGCAAATGACCTGCATCCCCAAAGAGCGAAAGTGTTGTTGAAGAACATCGAGCGGTACGGTGTTGTCAATGCGATTGTTCTTAACGAGTCGCCGGAACGATTGGCTCAAGCGTTTGCCGGATTTTTTGACAAGGTCCTGGTGGACGCGCCTTGTTCGGGAGAAGGAATGTTCCGCAAGGAACCGGAGATGGCAAACGGTTGGAGTCAGGATGAGGTAGCCAAATATTCAGAATGGCAGGCTGCGATTTTAGATGTTGTACCGTTGCTGCTAAAGCCGGGAGGGGAAATAGTGTACTCCACGTGCACTTTCTCCAAGGAGGAAAATGAACAGCAGATCCAGGGGTTCATAGAGAAATACCCCGAAATCAAATTGCTGGAGATGTGCCGGTTGTGGCCTCATAAAGTCAAGGGGGAAGGACATTTCGCGGCCAAGCTGAAACAATCGGGAAACCGGAACCTGCATGGAAGCCGGGAAACTTTGCGGGTATCTTCAAAGCCCTTTTCTAAGGATACTCTATCCAAAACTGCCGAGCAGGAGTTGGATCGATGCTCCCAACAGGTATGGGGAAACCCAAAAAAGTGGCGCAACTGGCTGCCTGAAGGGGGAACTTTGGTGGAACGTTCTGGCCACATCCTTTGGGAAAGCAATGCATTGCCTAAGCTGCAAGGGTTAAAGGTGCTTCGATCCGGCTGGCTGCTTGGAACCGTTGAAAAAGGACGGTTTCATCCCAGTTCTGCTTATGCCCTGGGGTTGCCTAAGGAAGCCGCCCTTGAAGCTGTTCAGCGTTGTGAGTTGTCGGCCAGAGATGAGCAGGAGAAATATACAGCCATCCGTTATCTGCGGGGGGAGACCCTCCAGCTGGAGGGGAAAAAGTGGAACAAGGGATGGCATTTGGTCACTATTGACGGCTATCCTCTCGGGTGGGCCAAAGGGGCGGGCAATTGGCTGAAGAATGAGTTTCCTCCCGGTTGGCGATGGGAAGACGGAGAGAAAAGGTAG
- a CDS encoding pseudouridine synthase: MSEKDRQRLDKILAHIGIGTRKEIKKLVKDKRVTVNHQLVKDPGMHVWTSRDRIEVDGKAVRYREYIYLMMNKPKGVISSTEDDYDEVVVELLAQEHYAFAPFPVGRLDKDTEGLLLLTNDGKLAHQLLSPKKHVPKTYCATVLGEVTEADAEAFRRGVVLDDGYQTLPGELTILRTGSESEIELTIYEGKFHQVKRMFEAVGKKVTYLKRISMGPLHLDESLEPGEYRELTDEEIDLLKRQ; the protein is encoded by the coding sequence ATGTCGGAAAAAGATCGGCAGCGTTTGGACAAGATCCTGGCTCATATCGGAATTGGAACGCGGAAAGAGATCAAAAAACTGGTCAAGGACAAAAGAGTAACAGTCAACCACCAATTGGTCAAGGATCCTGGAATGCACGTATGGACCAGTCGGGATCGGATCGAAGTAGATGGTAAGGCCGTCCGGTATAGAGAGTATATCTACCTCATGATGAATAAGCCGAAGGGAGTCATCTCCTCTACGGAAGACGATTATGACGAAGTGGTGGTCGAACTGTTGGCGCAGGAACATTACGCATTTGCCCCCTTTCCCGTTGGCAGGCTGGATAAGGACACGGAAGGGCTGCTGCTGTTGACCAATGACGGGAAACTGGCCCACCAGCTTTTGTCCCCAAAGAAGCATGTCCCCAAGACTTATTGCGCCACTGTTCTGGGAGAAGTCACGGAAGCGGATGCCGAGGCGTTTCGCAGAGGGGTCGTGCTGGATGATGGGTACCAGACCCTGCCGGGTGAACTGACCATCCTTCGGACAGGTTCGGAATCGGAGATTGAACTCACGATCTATGAAGGCAAGTTCCATCAGGTCAAGCGCATGTTTGAAGCAGTCGGGAAGAAAGTAACTTACCTGAAGAGGATCTCCATGGGGCCGCTGCACTTGGATGAATCGCTGGAACCCGGGGAGTATCGCGAACTTACGGACGAGGAAATTGATCTTCTTAAGAGGCAGTAA
- a CDS encoding ATP-binding protein, whose amino-acid sequence MPETTLRFWLTVETIFLMGILFSFLHINRKLRKEIRERKSAEATLRQTQQELMDTIKYQQGMIFKFKEVKGKFIHTLNDGQLMYQMGLTSDQIVGKELKDFLPPHIAAVKEKHYRRAWNGEIVIYEGQCNGITYLAQLRPIIRNGQVVEVIASCVDITERKTAEEMLRKSEKLAVAGQMAAGIAHEMRNPLTTIKGMVQLMESNIVKKEYFELILMEIERMESIIGSFLGYARPLPVKYGIVDIRSLLDECITLFTAEGNMKNIVLLVRHAPEDALIMGDSDQIKQVFINIMKNAFEAMPKGGSIEIQTVVDSNAVSIQFTDYGHGISKERLARIGEPFYSTKEKGTGLGMMVSYRIVQEHKGTIKIDSEIDLGTTVEVSFPLADGSSFPSNER is encoded by the coding sequence GTGCCAGAAACGACATTGCGGTTTTGGCTTACCGTTGAAACCATTTTTTTAATGGGTATTCTTTTCTCCTTCCTACACATCAATAGAAAGCTCAGAAAAGAAATCAGGGAACGAAAGAGCGCGGAAGCAACGTTACGCCAGACACAACAGGAATTGATGGACACCATCAAATACCAGCAAGGTATGATTTTCAAGTTCAAGGAAGTGAAGGGCAAGTTTATCCATACGCTCAACGACGGACAGTTGATGTATCAAATGGGATTGACTTCGGACCAGATTGTGGGAAAAGAATTAAAAGATTTTCTTCCCCCTCACATCGCGGCTGTTAAGGAGAAGCATTACCGCCGGGCGTGGAATGGGGAAATTGTTATTTATGAGGGCCAGTGTAACGGAATTACCTATTTGGCACAATTACGGCCAATTATCAGGAATGGTCAGGTGGTAGAAGTAATTGCTTCATGCGTGGACATTACGGAACGCAAAACTGCGGAGGAGATGCTGAGAAAGTCCGAAAAACTGGCAGTTGCCGGGCAAATGGCAGCCGGAATCGCTCATGAAATGCGAAACCCTTTGACAACGATAAAGGGAATGGTTCAATTGATGGAGTCCAATATTGTAAAAAAGGAGTATTTTGAACTGATTCTGATGGAAATTGAGCGAATGGAATCGATTATCGGGAGTTTCTTGGGCTATGCAAGACCGCTTCCGGTGAAGTACGGCATCGTCGATATCCGCAGCTTGTTGGACGAGTGCATCACACTGTTCACGGCGGAAGGGAATATGAAAAACATTGTATTGCTAGTGAGGCATGCTCCCGAAGATGCACTCATTATGGGTGACAGTGATCAAATCAAACAGGTGTTTATCAATATCATGAAGAATGCGTTTGAAGCGATGCCAAAAGGGGGAAGCATTGAAATTCAGACGGTAGTTGACAGCAATGCCGTCTCCATACAGTTTACCGATTATGGGCACGGAATCAGCAAAGAGAGATTGGCAAGGATCGGCGAACCATTTTACAGCACAAAGGAAAAAGGGACAGGTCTTGGCATGATGGTAAGCTACAGAATCGTTCAAGAACACAAAGGGACCATCAAAATTGACAGCGAAATCGATTTGGGCACAACGGTTGAAGTTTCATTTCCTCTTGCCGATGGTTCCAGTTTTCCCTCGAATGAGAGATAA
- a CDS encoding NAD(P)-dependent oxidoreductase, translating to MSSGHYRRKSKEESFMETIGFIGTGVMGRSMAGHLLKAGHPVIVYNRTRSKAEDLLALGAKWEKRISQLARQSDVIITMVGYPKDVEEIYLGENGIVNHAREGSYIIDMTTSSPSLAKKIYEAAKAKGIHSLDAPVSGGDIGAREARLSIMVGGDRADFEAVMPILSLMGTNIVLQGAAGAGQHTKMCNQIVIASNMIGVCEAMAYAKKAGLNPEQVLQSISSGAAGSWSLSNLAPRMIAGNFEPGFYVKHFIKDMQIALDSAKEMGLLTPGLELAKSLYDTLAEQGYEECGTQVLYKLYESQG from the coding sequence CTGTCAAGCGGACATTACCGGAGGAAGAGTAAGGAGGAGTCATTTATGGAAACGATTGGCTTTATCGGAACAGGCGTTATGGGGAGAAGTATGGCAGGGCATTTGCTGAAGGCAGGACATCCCGTGATTGTATACAACCGAACGCGTTCGAAAGCAGAAGATTTGCTGGCATTGGGAGCAAAGTGGGAAAAAAGGATTTCCCAACTTGCCCGGCAGTCCGATGTCATTATCACGATGGTAGGGTACCCGAAAGATGTGGAAGAAATCTATCTCGGTGAGAACGGGATCGTCAACCATGCAAGGGAAGGCAGCTATATCATAGACATGACCACTTCTTCTCCCTCACTTGCCAAAAAAATCTATGAAGCCGCCAAAGCAAAGGGTATTCATTCATTGGATGCTCCCGTATCGGGTGGAGACATCGGAGCACGGGAAGCCAGACTGTCGATTATGGTTGGCGGGGACCGGGCGGACTTCGAAGCTGTCATGCCCATATTGAGCCTTATGGGAACCAATATTGTTCTGCAGGGAGCGGCGGGTGCCGGCCAGCATACCAAAATGTGCAATCAGATTGTGATTGCGTCCAATATGATTGGGGTATGTGAAGCTATGGCTTATGCCAAGAAAGCGGGGCTGAATCCGGAACAGGTATTGCAGAGCATTTCGTCAGGAGCTGCTGGCAGTTGGTCGCTGAGCAATTTGGCCCCGCGAATGATTGCAGGAAATTTTGAACCCGGCTTTTACGTGAAGCACTTTATTAAAGACATGCAGATTGCACTCGATTCAGCCAAAGAAATGGGATTGCTGACCCCCGGGTTGGAGTTGGCCAAATCCTTGTACGATACTCTGGCTGAACAGGGATATGAAGAATGCGGTACCCAAGTTTTATACAAGCTGTATGAAAGTCAAGGATAG